The sequence below is a genomic window from Williamwhitmania sp..
AAATGGGAAGACCATCAACATTGAGGCAGTGAACCAAAGCGAGAAAAACATCTATATACAAAAGGTTCTGCTTAACGGAAAAGAGCTGCACCGCCGATACCTACTCCACTCCGAGCTGGAGAGTGGTCCAAGCATACAATTCTACATGGGTGCCAAGCCCAACAAAAAGTGGTAAACAAAACGAAAAGGCGCTAGATATGGTCCAGCGCCTCTTTATATATTCAAATTCAAAACAGCCTACTTGGCAGCCAAGGTAGACACGTAATGGTAATGTGGTCCAAATCGTTCAAAAGCAGCTTTATCCAACGCTTCCCTATGGTCCGGATGGGCAATGCTGATAATCATTCGGGCACGCTCCTGCAACGATTTTCCATAAAGGTTAACGGCGCCATACTCCGTAACAAACCAGTGCATATTGGCGCGCGTGGTTACCACTCCAGCACCTAAGTTAAGCACCGAGGCAATCTTGCTAACGCCCTTGTTGGTCACGGAGGGCATGGCAATTATCGGCTTACCGCCCCTGGAACATGCGGCACCTCGAATAAAATCAATCTGTCCACCAACACCCGAGTAAAACTTGGTTCCCAGCGAATCTGCGCAAACCTGACCAGTGAGGTCTACCTGCAAGGCAGAGTTGATGGAGGTAACCTTTGGATTTTTGCTAATAAGGTCGATGGAGTTGGTGTAGCCCACATCCATCATCAGCACGCCCGGATTATCGTCGATAAAGTTATACACCTTTTTCGACCCCATAAGGAAGGTAGAAACAATCTTACCTCTATCAATATTCTTTTCAGCACCATTTACAACGCCCATCTCCACCAGCGGAAGCAAACCGTCGGAAAACATTTCGGTATGAATACCAAGATTCTTATGGTTTCCCAGCATCCCAAGCACAGCGTTGGGAATGGCCCCAATGCCCATCTGAATGGTTGCGCCATCCTCCACCAATCCGGCAACGTAGGTTCCTATGGCCTTCTCTATGGCATCGGGCTCTGCGGGTGCGGCTTCAATAAGTGGAGTGTTGTCCTCACAGAAAATGTCGATCATGCCCATGGGGATCATGGCATCGCCAAAGGCCCGAGGAACGTTGGGGTTGATAACGCCAATTACCTTATCGGCACATTCAACAGCTGCGAGTGTGCAATCGACCGAGGTGCCCAGCGATACATACCCATGCTTATCGGGAGGAGAAACCTGAACCATGGCCACGTTGACGTGCAGCACGTTGTCGCGAATCAACTTTTGCGTTTCGCTAAGGAAAACAGGAATGTAATCGGCAAATCCCTCCTGGGTGGCCTTACGAACGTTGTGACCCACAAAAAACGATTCAAGGAAAAAAGCACCCTCAAATTCAGCCTCCGCGTATGGTGCAGATCCTTCGGTGTGAAGGTGCTGTATTTTCACATCCCTCAGCTCACCGGCCCTGCCCCTATCACACATAGCCTTAATTAACTTCTGAGGGGCAAGAGCAACGCTGTGAATATGAATCCTGTCTCCTGACTTAATAACCTTTACAGCCTCCTCGGCCGAAACAAATCTTACTGGCTTGAGCATACAATATTTTATTAAATCCAACCAATT
It includes:
- a CDS encoding acetyl-CoA hydrolase/transferase C-terminal domain-containing protein, coding for MLKPVRFVSAEEAVKVIKSGDRIHIHSVALAPQKLIKAMCDRGRAGELRDVKIQHLHTEGSAPYAEAEFEGAFFLESFFVGHNVRKATQEGFADYIPVFLSETQKLIRDNVLHVNVAMVQVSPPDKHGYVSLGTSVDCTLAAVECADKVIGVINPNVPRAFGDAMIPMGMIDIFCEDNTPLIEAAPAEPDAIEKAIGTYVAGLVEDGATIQMGIGAIPNAVLGMLGNHKNLGIHTEMFSDGLLPLVEMGVVNGAEKNIDRGKIVSTFLMGSKKVYNFIDDNPGVLMMDVGYTNSIDLISKNPKVTSINSALQVDLTGQVCADSLGTKFYSGVGGQIDFIRGAACSRGGKPIIAMPSVTNKGVSKIASVLNLGAGVVTTRANMHWFVTEYGAVNLYGKSLQERARMIISIAHPDHREALDKAAFERFGPHYHYVSTLAAK